A window from Rhinolophus sinicus isolate RSC01 linkage group LG01, ASM3656204v1, whole genome shotgun sequence encodes these proteins:
- the LOC109456140 gene encoding LOW QUALITY PROTEIN: PRAME family member 27 (The sequence of the model RefSeq protein was modified relative to this genomic sequence to represent the inferred CDS: inserted 4 bases in 3 codons; substituted 3 bases at 3 genomic stop codons) — protein sequence MSIQTPPRLLELAGKSLLRDEALAIASLEYLPIELFPPLRMEAFCGRXTESLTSMVHAWPFAHLLVCVCVCGGVPNANASEQATLNGLHILLAQKVRPRRWKLQVLDLXNTGQNFWSMWSGVRAXVSSLMGPVAEASSRMRKHLAPLDVFIDHSCSVRTRDQFFTYLIXWAKRREASLHLCCKTLKIFVVPIGIIKKVPAIVRLDCIQEVEVNCTWKLSTLXVFAPYLGQMRNVHTLFLSHIHMLTSEEKEQEWDVSQFTSQFLRLHHLRSLYMQSPSFLEGRLNQMLTYLQTPLETLSITNCLLTESHLKHLSQSPNLSQLKDLDLSSITLANFSPKPLRALLEKVADALQDLDLVYCGILDSQVKVILPVLSRCCQLRIFSISGNPLTMAMVEKLLCHMARLCILSLELYPPXLQSYSSEGALEMRRFAQIQDELTEILRDLGQPRTVWLTTRPCPHCGNKTFYTPVIALLRAVHLVKTFFWALGN from the exons ATGAGCATCCAGACACCACCCAGACTCCTGGAACTGGCGGGAAAGAGCCTGCTGAGAGACGAGGCCTTGGCCATCGCATCTCTAGAGTATTTGCCCATCGAGCTCTTCCCGCCGCTGCGCATGGAGGCGTTCTGTGGGAG CACAGAGTCCCTAACGTCGATGGTGCATGCCTGGCCCTTCGCCCAcctccttgtgtgtgtgtgtgtgtgtgggggggtgcctAATGCAAATGCCTCAGAACAAGCTACATTGAATGGGCTTCACATCCTGCTTGCCCAGAAGGTTCGCCCCAGGAGGTGGAAACTGCAGGTGCTGGATTTATGAAATACTGGTCAGAACTTCTGGAGCATGTGGTCTGGAGTGAGGGCCTAGGTGAGCTCACTGATGGGACCCGTGGCTGAGGCCAGTTCCAGGATGAGGAAGCACTTGGCCCCCTTGGACGTATTCATAGACCATAGCTGCAGTGTCAGGACCCGGGATCAGTTCTTCACCTACCTCATCTGATGGGCCAAGCGGAGAGAAGCATCACTTCACCTGTGCTGTAAGACGCTGAAGATTTTTGTGGTGCCCATCGGGATTATTAAGAAGGTCCCGGCTATCGTGCGGCTGGACTGCATCCAGGAGGTGGAAGTGAATTGCACCTGGAAGCTGTCCACCC GGGTGTTTGCTCCTTACCTGGGTCAGATGAGGAACGTGCACACACTCTTTCTCTCCCACATCCACATGCTGACCTCCGAGGAGAAGGAGCAGGAATGGGATGTCTCCCAATTCACCTCTCAGTTCCTTAGGCTGCACCACCTCAGGAGCCTTTATATGCAATCTCCCTCCTTCCTCGAAGGCCGGCTGAACCAGATGCTCACCTACCTGCAGACGCCCCTAGAGACCCTCTCAATAACTAACTGCCTGCTTACTGAATCACACTTGAAGCATCTGTCCCAGTCCCCAAACCTCAGTCAGCTAAAGGATCTGGATCTGAGTAGCATCACCCTGGCCAATTTCAGTCCCAAGCCCCTCCGAGCTCTGCTAGAGAAAGTTGCAGACGCCCTTCAGGACCTGGACTTAGTTTATTGTGGGATCCTGGACTCCCAAGTCAAGGTCATCCTGCCTGTCTTGAGCCGCTGCTGCCAGCTCAGGATCTTCAGCATTTCTGGGAACCCACTCACCATGGCCATGGTGGAGAAGCTGCTGTGTCACATGGCCCGTCTGTGCATTTTAAGCCTAGAGCTGTACCCGC GGCTGCAGAGTTACAGCTCTGAGGGGGCTCTTGAGATGCGGAGATTTGCCCAGATTCAGGATGAGCTGACAGAGATTTTGAGGGACTTAGGACAGCCCAGGACTGTCTGGCTGACCACCAGACCCTGTCCTCACTGTGGCAACAAGACATTTTATACCCCTGTGATAGCCCTGCTTAGAGCAGTGCACCTAGTAAAAACTTTCTTCTGGGCACTTGGAAACTGA